One segment of Candidatus Nanopelagicales bacterium DNA contains the following:
- a CDS encoding 3-hydroxyacyl-CoA dehydrogenase NAD-binding domain-containing protein, producing the protein MHQTRGGSVGVVGSGTMATGIIEVFAKAGYATTFVARSAEKVDRVTAALKKSLDHQVAKGRLAESDRDAVIARVNGVTSIGELGDVDLVVEAVVEDLAVKLELFRALDQVCKPGAVLATTTSSLAVIEMAAVTERPADVVGLHFFNPAQIVKLVEIVSTVCTAPDTVATAREVCARTRKHPVRCGDRAGFIVNALLFPYLNDAVRLTEAGFATKEQIDAAIKDATGFSLGPFDLLDVVGNDVSLAIQQVLHDEFHDPGLAPTKTLRGVVSAGHLGRKTGRGFFSYS; encoded by the coding sequence GTGCATCAAACCCGGGGCGGTTCAGTTGGGGTTGTTGGCTCAGGGACGATGGCCACGGGGATTATCGAGGTCTTCGCGAAGGCAGGGTATGCCACGACTTTCGTGGCGCGTAGCGCGGAGAAGGTCGATCGCGTGACGGCCGCGCTCAAGAAGTCCCTGGATCATCAGGTCGCCAAAGGCAGGCTCGCGGAGTCCGATAGGGACGCGGTAATCGCCAGAGTGAACGGGGTGACTTCGATAGGCGAACTCGGCGACGTGGACCTCGTGGTCGAAGCTGTTGTGGAGGATCTGGCCGTCAAGCTGGAGCTCTTCCGGGCACTGGACCAGGTGTGCAAGCCGGGCGCGGTGTTGGCCACGACGACTTCGAGCTTGGCGGTAATCGAAATGGCCGCGGTGACCGAGCGTCCTGCCGACGTGGTCGGTCTCCACTTCTTCAATCCCGCCCAGATAGTGAAGCTGGTGGAGATCGTCAGCACGGTTTGTACGGCGCCTGACACGGTTGCCACGGCGCGCGAAGTCTGCGCGCGCACGCGCAAGCACCCCGTTCGCTGTGGAGACCGCGCAGGCTTCATCGTCAATGCGTTGCTGTTCCCGTATCTGAACGACGCTGTTCGGCTCACGGAGGCTGGCTTCGCCACGAAGGAGCAGATCGATGCGGCGATCAAGGACGCCACGGGATTCTCTCTGGGACCGTTCGACCTCCTCGACGTCGTCGGTAACGACGTGTCCCTGGCGATCCAGCAGGTGCTTCATGATGAGTTCCACGATCCGGGGCTGGCGCCGACGAAGACGTTGCGTGGCGTCGTCTCGGCGGGACACCTTGGTCGCAAGACCGGGCGCGGGTTCTTCTCCTACTCCTGA